From the genome of Thauera chlorobenzoica:
GTCGACCAGGGTGAAGATGCCCTCGTCGAAGCCGAAGTGGGTGCCGAGGGCGAAGGCGAGCTGCGGGTACTGGCGCTGCAGGCGCTCGACCTGGGCGCGGATGCGCTCCATCAGCACGCCGGTGAAGAGATACACCGGCACGATGCAGATCTGCGTCATGCCGAGCCGGGCCTGGCGCTGGACCACGGTTTCGAGCCGCGGCCAGGTCACGCCGGTGAAGGCGAGATCGACCAGCTCGTGGTCGCCGTCCTCGAACAGCCAGCGCGCCATCTTGGCGAGCTCGCCGTTGGCGCCGGCGTCCGAGGAGCCGCGGCCGAGCAGCACCACGCCGGTGGTGCGCGGGTCGGGCTGGTCGAGCCGGCGCATCAGGCGATCGAGCTGGCCGCGCAGCACGGCGAAGAGCTCGCGCCCCATGCCGAGGTGGCGGGTGCAGGCGAAGTCGACGCCGGGGTGGCGCGCGCGGGCGCGCTCGAGCGCGGCCGGCAGCTCCATCTTGACGTGGCCGGCGGCGTTGAGGATGAAGGGGATCGCGAGCACGCGGCGGGTGTCATGCGCGGCGCGGTCGAGGCCTTCGTCGAGCAGCACCTCGGCGTGCTCGATGAAGCAGGTCTCGATGCGCCAGCCGGGATGGCGTTCGCGCCATTGCGCGGCGAAGTGCAGGATCTCCTGGTTGCCCTCGCGCTTGCGCGAGCCGTGGCCGACGAGGAGCAGGGCGGTGTCGTTCATGCGGGATTTCCGGTGGGCGCGCTGGTCTCTGCGGCTGCGGCCGCCTTGCGGAAGCGGTGGCCGAAGCCGGGGTCGTAGAGCTTCGAGCGCGCGATGTCGGGCCACAGGCGCGCACCGAGCGCGGGGCTGGCGAGGATCATGGCCTGGCTGGCGATCTTCTCGTCCTGGCAGCGGCGCTTGATGTCGGCCAGCGTGCCGCGCACGATCTTCTCCGCGCCCGGCCAGCTCGCCTTGTGCACCACCACGATGGGCGCCTCCTCCGGCCAGCCGGCGGCGCGCAGCGCGCGCTGCACCTCGTGCAGCAGGGTGATCGACAAGAAGATGCACAGCGTCGTGCGGTGGGCGGCGAGCGCCTCCAGCTCCTCGCCCGCAGGCATCGGGGTGCGGCCGGCGACGCGGGTGAGGATGACGGTCTGGGTGAGCTCGGGCAGGGTCAGGGTCTCGCCGGCCGCCGCGGCCGCGGCCATCGCCGAGGACACGCCCGGCACCACCCGCCAGGGGATGCCGGCAGCGTCGAGCGGGCGGGTCATCTCGACCAGCGCGCCGTACAGGCCGGGGTCGCCAGTCTGCAGGCGCACCACGGTCTCGTGGCGGGCGCAGGCCTCGGCCAGCCAGGCGCTCATCTCTTCGAGCGTCATGTCTTTCGAGTCGCGGACCTCGCAGCCCGGCGGCGCGTACTGCGTGGCCGTGCGATCGACGAGCGAGCCGGCGAACAGAATTGCGCCCGCCTGCTCGAGCAGGCGGCGACCCTTCACCGTGATCAGGTCCGGGTCGCCGGGGCCGGCGCCGACGAACCAGACCGTGCCGGGCCGGCCGCTCATCAGCCGCGCGCCGGGACGGCGAAGCAGAGCTGGACCAGCGGACGGTGGGCCTGCGACTGCAGCAGCCTGACCACCGCCACCGTCAGCACCGGCTCGATCAGCACCACCGGCAGGTAGGCGGCGGCGAAGCTCATCCACGCCGCGAAGGGTGTGGCGGTTTCCCCCATCGCCAGCCAGAAGCCGACCATCAGCGCGACGCCGGCGTAGTAGCTGGCATCGAGCTTCAGCACCGAGCCGATCTCGGTGGCGGCGCCGGCGGCGAGCTTGCGGCCCAGCGTGGCGTGCAGCGCGAGCAGCGGCACGGCGAGCGACAGGAAGTTCACCCCCAGGTGGAGCAGGTCGGCGGGCTCGAAGATCACGCCCTGCAGCAGCAGGCCGAGGCCGAAGCCGAGCAGGGTGGGGACGAAGCCGAGGGCGAGGTAGATCGGCATCGCGCCGATGAAGTGCAGCTCCGACGCGCCCGCGGGCAGGTGGAAGCTCTGCATGAAGACGGAGAAGAACAGCGCCGCGAGCAGCGTGCGCAGGATGTGCTGCGGTTTCCTGAGCAGCTGCGGCGCCTGGGCGGCGATGAGTGAAGCGGCGGCGAGGTTGGCGGCGGCGATCTTGGCGCCGGAAAGGATGCCCGGTTCGATGTGCATGGTGACTCCCCACGAGTGCGTCGATAAGGATGCGGACACCGGTGTGGGGGTATGCGGACGGAACCGTGGCGCGGCAGGGTCGCGACCAGGCGGACAGCATGTACAGCGGATTCGGCTGGAAGCCGGACGCATGCGGCCGGCGGCAGACCAGTCGGATCGAACCCTCACCCCGGGGTCACACATCACGAAACTCGATCGGGCCGGTCTTCTGGCTTGCCTTCTTCCTCGTCCACCGGCCTTCCCGAGCGCAAGGCTCAGTGGCGTGTTGGCGGAGTCGTCAGGCTCACAGCAGCGGGGGCTGCGCCGGACTGGCTGAAACGCGCGGGTTTCAGCGTCACCGGACTTCCCGTTTCACTCCGTCCTGCGGCTGCAGGGCGGAGCACCCGGATCGAATGCGGATGCAGCTTAATCGAGAGGGGCGATGTTGCGCAAGCGGGGGCGCGGGCTTGCGCGGCGGCGGCGCGCTCCCCGGGGAGGCGGTTCAGTGCCTGCTGCCGTTGTGGCGCACCAGGCTGACCGCCAGGGTGATCACGGTGAGCGGCATCACGTAGCCGAGCATGATGCTGGAGAACGTGGGCAGGCTGTCGTGCTGCTGGGCCTGGAGTGCCAGCCAGGCGGTGTAGGCGGCGTAGTAGCCGAGGAAGACACCGCCTTCCCAGCGTGCGATCTCGCGCCCGGTGATCATGATCGGCAGGCAGGCGAAGGCGACTGCGAGCATCACCCACAGGTCGAAGTTGCGCGCCGCCTCCGAGACCGGCAGGCCGGCGCCCGAGGCGATGCCGGCGGCGCCGAGCACGGCGAGGATGTTGAAGACGTTGCTGCCGACGACGTTGCCCACGGCGATGTCGCGCTGGCCGCGCATCGCGGCGACGATCGAGGTGGCGATTTCGGGCATCGACGTGCCGACGGCGACGATGGTGAGGCCGATCACCAGGTCGCTGACGCCGAAGGCGCGGGCGAAGGCGACCGCGGCGTCGACCAGCCAGTCGGCGCCCACCACCAGCATCGCCAGGCCGATCGCGATCAGCGCCAGCTGCACGCTCCAGTGGCGGTCCCAGGTCGAGGTCGGAATCCCGGTTTCGAATTCGTCCTGGACGCCTTTCGAGGCACGCCGCGACTGCACCACCAGGAACAGGGTGTAGGCGAGCACGAGGCCGAAGAGGATGACCGATTCGAGCAGGCTCAGCCGGCCGTCGAGGGCCATCACCACGAGCAGCACCGAGACCCCGATCATGATCGGGATTTCCTGGCGGATGATCTGCTCGTCCACCAGCAGCGGCGTGATCAGCGCCGAAATGCCGAGGATCAGCAGGATGTTGGCGATGTTGCTGCCGACCACGTTGCCGATCGCCAGGTCGGGACTACCGGCCAGCGCCGATCCGACCGATACCGCCATTTCCGGTGCGCTGGTGCCGAACGCGACCACGGTCAGGCCCACCACCAGCGGTGACACGCCGAAGGATGTGGCCAGCCGCGAGGCGCCGCGCACCAGCAGTTCCGCGCCGGCGACGAGGACGACGAGACCGAGGATGAACATCAGGACTTGCTGGAGCATGGGCTGTACGAAAGAAGATCGATGAAGGTCTGGATGCAGCCGGCGGTGGCGATTCGCCGTGCCAGGGGCGGCCCCGGGCGCAGGCGATGTGCGGTCCCGCCTGCGCCCGGGGTCATGCGTGCGTGCAGCTTACAGCCCGGCGTCGGCGCGCAGCGCGGCGGCCTTGTCGGTCTGCTCCCAGGTGAACTCCGGCTCGTCGCGGCCGAAGTGGCCGTAGGCGGCGGTCTTGCCGTAGATCGGGCGCAGCAGGTCGAGGGTCTGGATGATCGCCTTCGGGCGCAGGTCGAAGTGCTTGCCGATCAGGGCGGCGATGCGGTCGTCGGCGATCCTGCCGGTGCCGAAGGTGTCGACCATCAGCGACACCGGGCGCGCCACGCCGATCGCGTAGGCGACCTGCACCTCGCACTTGTCGGCGAGCCCGGCGGCGACCACGTTCTTGGCCACGTAGCGGCCGGCGTAGGCGGCCGAGCGGTCGACCTTCGACGGGTCCTTGCCCGAGAACGCGCCGCCACCGTGGTGGGCGGCGCCGCCGTAGGTGTCGACGATGATCTTGCGCCCGGTGAGGCCGCAGTCGCCGTGCGGGCCGCCGATGACGAAGCGCCCGGTGGGGTTGATCAGGTAGCGGACGTCGCCGCCCATCAGCTCCTTCGGCAGCACCGGCTTGATGATCTCCTCGATCACCGCTTCGGAGATCTGCGCGTGCGACACGTCGGGGTGGTGCTGGGTCGATACCACCACGGTGTCGATCGCGACCGGCCTGCCGTCGACGTACTTCACCGTGAGCTGGCTCTTCGCGTCCGGGCGCAGCCACGGCAGGCGGCCGTCCTTACGCACTTCGGCCTGGCGCTGCATGATGCGGTGGGCGTAGTAGATCGGCAGCGGCATCAGGCTCGGGGTCTCGTTGCAGGCGTAGCCGAACATCAGCCCCTGGTCGCCGGCGCCCTGGTCGAGATCGAGGCCTTCGCCTTCGTTCACCCCCTGGGCGATGTCGGGCGACTGGCGGTTGATCGCCGCCAGCACCGCGCAGCTCTTGTAGTCGAAGCCGATGTCGGAGTTGTCGTAGCCGATGCGGCGGATGACTTCCTGCGCGATCTCGCGGTAGTTGGGGTGGGCGGTGGTGGTGATCTCGCCCGAGATCACGACGAGGCCGGTCGACACCAGGGTCTCGCAGGCCACGCGCGCCTTCGGGTCCTCGGCGAGGATGGCGTCGAGGACGCCGTCGGAGACCTGGTCGGCGACCTTGTCGGGATGGCCTTCGGAGACCGATTCGGAGGTAAACAGAAATTCAGCCATGGTGCCACTCCTTGAAAGCAAAAATCCCCGTGCTGTCGGCCTTGCGTCTGCGGCCAGCTCCGGGGATTTCGTCGAGCAGCCGACGCTTTAGCAGTATTTTTGCCGGCGGCCTGCGCCTGCCGTACCGCCCTGCAAGTTGTCGAGTTAACTCGGCGGTGGGGACGGATTATAGACCGGGATCGCCGGCTGTGTAAGCATGCGGGTCCTGCAACCCGCTCCCCCTGCCGCCGACCGTGCTGCTCGACCTTCTCTTCCGCCTGCTTTCCCGCCTGCCCCTGGCCGGGCTGCACCGCCTCGGCGGCTGGATGGGCTGGCTCGCCTACTGGGCGTCGCCGTCCTATGCCCGCCGCCTGCGCGCCAACCTGGCCAACGCCCTTGGCCGCGAGGACGAGGCGGTGCGCCGGGCGGCGATTGCCGAGGCCGGGCGCCAGGCGCTGGAGCTGCCCTTCATCTGGCTGCGCCCGGCGCAGGAAGTGGTGGCCGCTGCGGTGCGCACCGAAGGCTGGGAACTGGTCGAGCAGGCGCGCGCCGAAGGCGCCGGGATCCTGTTCATCACGCCCCACCTGGGTTGCTTCGAGATCACCGCGCAATGCATCGCGGCGCGGATCCCGATCACCGTGCTCTATCGACCGCCACGCAAGGCCGCGCTCCAGCCGCTGATGGAAGCCGGCCGCGCGCGTGGCCGCCTGCGCACCGCGCCGGCCGACGTGTCGGGCGTGCGCAGGCTGGTGAAGACCCTGCGCAGCCACGAGGCGGTGGGGATGCTGCCCGACCAGGTGCCGGGGGCCGGCGAAGGGGTGTGGGCGCCATTCTTCGGCAAACCGGCGTGGACCATGACGCTCGCCGCGCGCCTGGCCGCAGTCAAGGGGGTGCGGGTGATCTACACCTGGGCCGAGCGCCTGCCGCGCGGCGCAGGCTACGTGTTCCGCCTGCAGGCCCCCACCGAGCCGCTGTCGGGCGAGCTGGAGGCCGATGTGGCGACCATCAACCGCGAGGTCGAGCGCCTCGTCCTGCAGTGTCCGCAGCAGTACCTGTGGGGCTACAATCGCTACAAGCAGCCGCGCAAGGCGCGCGAAGACGCAGCGGACGCAGCGGCGCCGCGGGAGCCGCAGCAATGAGCCGCCTCGTGATCGCCGTGTTCTGGCTGCTGCACTGGCTGCCGCTGGCCGTGCTCGCGCCGCTCGGCCAGGCCTTCGGCCTGCTGCTGTACGTGCTCGTGGCGCCGCGGCGCAAGGTGGTGCTGACCAACCTGCGGCTGTGCTTTCCGGAGCTGTCCGAGGGCGAGCGCCGCACCCTCGCCCGGCGCAACTTCGCCATCACCGGGCGCAGCATGCTCGAGCGCGGCCTGGCGTGGTGGGCGGGCCCCGCGCGGCTGCGGGCGATGGTGCGCATCGAAGGGCTGGAGCGGCTGAATGCGCTGAAGGCCGCCGGTCGTCCGGTGATCCTGCTCGCACCGCACTTCGTCGGCCTCGACATGGCCGGCACCCGGCTGTCGATGGAGGGTGACTTCGTCAGCGTCTATGCGCGGCAGAAGGACCGGGTCTTCGACCGCTGGCTGTATCACGGCCGCAGCCGCTTCAACGACCAGCTGCTGCTGTCGCGCCACGACGGCGTGCGCGCGACGGTGAAGGCGATGAAGGCGGGGCGCCCGTTCTACTACCTGCCCGATCTCGACTACGGGCGCAAGGAATCGATCTTCGTGCCTTTCTTCGGCGTCCCCGCGGCGACCATCACCGGCCTGCCGCGCCTGGCGCGCCTGGCGGGGGCGGCGGTGGTGCCGTGCGTCACCCGCATCCTGCCCGGCGGCGCGGGTTACGTGCTGGAGCTGGGGGGGCCGTGGGCGGACTACCCGTCCGACGACGTCGAGGCCGACACCCGGCGCATGAACGCCTGGCTCGAAGAGGTGATCCGCACCATGCCCGAGCAGTATTATTGGGTCCATCGCCGGTTCAAGACGCGGCCCGAAGGCGAGCCGCGCATTTACTGACCGACTGCATTGACCGACCCCTGCCCCGGAACGAATCGATGAAACTGCGCTTCACCAAGATGCACGGCCTCGGCAACGATTTCGTCGTCATCGACGCCACCCGCGCGCCGGTCGAGCTCACCCCGGCGCGGGTGAAGGCGATCGCCGACCGCCATTTCGGCGTCGGCTGCGACCAGCTGCTGGTGGTCGAGCCGGCGCGCCGGGCGGACGCCGACTTCCGCTATCGCATCTTCAACGCCGACGGCGGCGAGGTCGAGCAGTGCGGCAACGGCGCGCGCTGCTTCGTGCGCTTCGTCCACGACCGGGGCCTCACCGCGAAGCGCGAGATCCGTGTCGAGACCCGATCCGGCCTCATCGTGCCGCGCCTGCGCGAGGACGGCCTGGTCACGGTGGATATGGGCGTGCCCGAGCTGGCGCCGGCGAAGATCCCCTTCGTCTCCGACGCCGATGCGGTGGTGCAGCCGCTGCAGGTGGGCGAGGCCACGCTGGCGATCACCGCGGTGTCGATGGGCAACCCCCATGCGGTGCAGGTGGTGGCCGACGTCGATGCCGCGCCGGTGGCCGCGCAGGGCGCGCTGATCGAGCGCCATGAGCGCTTTCCGGCGCGGGTCAATGCCGGCTTCCTGCAGGTGGTCGATACGCACCGCGCGCGCCTGCGGGTGTTCGAACGCGGTGCCGGCGAGACCCTGGCCTGCGGCACCGGCGCCTGCGCGGCAGTGGTGGCCGGCATCCTGCGCGGCCTGCTGGTATCGCCGGTGCGGGTCGAGACCCGCGGCGGCGAGCTCGAAATCGCCTGGGACGGCCCCGGTACGAGCGTGCGGATGACCGGGCCGGCCGTCACCGTGTTCGACGGCGAGATGACACTCGACTGAGGAGGGGCGCCCGCCCGGTCCGGGCGCGGCCCTCCGATTGCAAACCGGACGAAGGAGGATCAGCGGGAGCATGCGCCGCCGGCGCACGCTGCGGTTCCCGTCGCGGGAATGCCGCGGCCGGCACAACGGAACAGACTTCGGGCCGCCCGGCGGCCCCCCAGGAGTGGAAGCGATGAATGCCGAAGATCTCGCGCGCTACCTGCGCGAACACCCCGACTTCCTCTGTGAGCACGGCGAGGTGTTCGCCGGCCTGACCGTGCCACATCCGCAGCACGGCGGACAGGCGATCTCGCTCGCGGAGCGCCAGCTGCACACCCTGCGCGAGCGCATCCGCCAGCTCGAGCTCAAGCTCGCCGAGCTGATCCGGTTCGGTGCGGACAACGACGACATCAGTGCCAAGGTCCATCGCCTGTCGCTGGCGCTGCTCGAAGCCGGCAGCGCCGAAGGTGTGCGCCAGGCGCTGAGCGACAGCCTGCAGGGCGACTTCGCCGTGCCCTATGTCGCGCTCAAGCTGTGGGGGGGCGAGGCCGCGGCGGCGGACGAGGTCGGCGAGGCGCTGCGGTACCAGCTCGACGGCCTGCGCCAGCCCTACTGTGGCGCCCCGGAACATGCCGAAATGGCGGGCTGGTTCGGCGAATCCGGCAGCCACATCCGTTCCCTCGCGCTGATGGCGCTGCGCCGGCAGGGGGGCTGCTTCGGCCTGCTCGCGCTCGGCAGCGCCGAACCCGAGCGGTTCTACCCCGGGATGGGCACGCTGTACCTGGAGCGCATCGGCGAGCTGGTTGCCGCGGCGCTGGGGCGATGCCCGGCCTGAGCCCGCTGCCCGCTGTTCGCCGGTCTGCGGCGGCAGGCGCGGTCCCCGGCCGGGGAGGGGCGGCGCGATGAAGGCGTGCACACCGCTGGAGGCGGCGCTGCCGGCCGAAGTCGAGGCCTGGCTGGGGTGGCTGGCGACCCAGCGCCGCGTCGCGGCGCTGACGCTGAAGGCCTACCGCGCCGGCGCGCAGGCGCTGTTGCGTCTGGCCGGTGGGCGGGCGCTGTCCGCGCTCGACGTGCAGGACATCCGCCGCTTCGTCGCCCGCCTCCACGGCGAAGGCCTGGCCGGACGCTCGATCGCGCTCCACCTCGCGGCCTGGCGCGGGCTGTATCGCTGGCTGATCCGCCACCACGGAGTGCGTGCCAATCCGGCGCTCGGGGTGCGCCCGCCGAAATCGCCTGCGCTGCTGCCGCGCGCGCTGTCGCCCGATCAGGCCGCGGCGCTGCTCGATCCGGCGGCGGAAAGCGCGCTCGAAGTGCGCGATGTGGCGCTGTTCGAGCTGATCTATTCGTCCGGTCTGCGGGTCGCCGAAGCCGCGGCGCTCGACGTGGACCGCGGCATCGATTTTGCCGAGGCCATGCTTACCGTCACCGGCAAGCGCAATCGCACGCGCAGCGTGCCGGTGGGCGGCAAGGCGCTCGCCGCGCTCGCGCAGTGGCTGGCGGTGCGCGCGCAGTTCGCGCGGGCTGGCGAGCGCGCGCTGTTCGTCACCCGCCACGGCACCCGCCTGTCGCCGAGCGGCATCGCCAGCCGCCTGGCGCGGCGGGCACGGGCGCTGGGGCTGGGAGTCCATGTCCATCCGCACATGCTGCGCCACAGCTTCGCCAGCCACCTGCTGCAATCGAGCGGCGATCTGCGCGCGGTGCAGGAGCTGCTCGGCCACGCCAGCATCCGCAGCACCCAGGTCTACACCCACCTGGATTTCCAGCACCTGGCCAAAGTCTATGATCGCGCCCACCCGCGCGCGCGCAAGCCCGACCCGGCGCGCAAGGGCTCCCCGGCTGCGGGCGGGGATGGGGA
Proteins encoded in this window:
- a CDS encoding sirohydrochlorin chelatase, coding for MNDTALLLVGHGSRKREGNQEILHFAAQWRERHPGWRIETCFIEHAEVLLDEGLDRAAHDTRRVLAIPFILNAAGHVKMELPAALERARARHPGVDFACTRHLGMGRELFAVLRGQLDRLMRRLDQPDPRTTGVVLLGRGSSDAGANGELAKMARWLFEDGDHELVDLAFTGVTWPRLETVVQRQARLGMTQICIVPVYLFTGVLMERIRAQVERLQRQYPQLAFALGTHFGFDEGIFTLVDARVAEGCADADGGGAGHGLLECDGCRYRLAAEDEHLHDHRHTACDHGDPHADPGCTAGHAPHAHAHPHPHSAHA
- the cobM gene encoding precorrin-4 C(11)-methyltransferase; the protein is MSGRPGTVWFVGAGPGDPDLITVKGRRLLEQAGAILFAGSLVDRTATQYAPPGCEVRDSKDMTLEEMSAWLAEACARHETVVRLQTGDPGLYGALVEMTRPLDAAGIPWRVVPGVSSAMAAAAAAGETLTLPELTQTVILTRVAGRTPMPAGEELEALAAHRTTLCIFLSITLLHEVQRALRAAGWPEEAPIVVVHKASWPGAEKIVRGTLADIKRRCQDEKIASQAMILASPALGARLWPDIARSKLYDPGFGHRFRKAAAAAETSAPTGNPA
- a CDS encoding energy-coupling factor ABC transporter permease; the protein is MHIEPGILSGAKIAAANLAAASLIAAQAPQLLRKPQHILRTLLAALFFSVFMQSFHLPAGASELHFIGAMPIYLALGFVPTLLGFGLGLLLQGVIFEPADLLHLGVNFLSLAVPLLALHATLGRKLAAGAATEIGSVLKLDASYYAGVALMVGFWLAMGETATPFAAWMSFAAAYLPVVLIEPVLTVAVVRLLQSQAHRPLVQLCFAVPARG
- a CDS encoding calcium/sodium antiporter, with protein sequence MLQQVLMFILGLVVLVAGAELLVRGASRLATSFGVSPLVVGLTVVAFGTSAPEMAVSVGSALAGSPDLAIGNVVGSNIANILLILGISALITPLLVDEQIIRQEIPIMIGVSVLLVVMALDGRLSLLESVILFGLVLAYTLFLVVQSRRASKGVQDEFETGIPTSTWDRHWSVQLALIAIGLAMLVVGADWLVDAAVAFARAFGVSDLVIGLTIVAVGTSMPEIATSIVAAMRGQRDIAVGNVVGSNVFNILAVLGAAGIASGAGLPVSEAARNFDLWVMLAVAFACLPIMITGREIARWEGGVFLGYYAAYTAWLALQAQQHDSLPTFSSIMLGYVMPLTVITLAVSLVRHNGSRH
- the metK gene encoding methionine adenosyltransferase; protein product: MAEFLFTSESVSEGHPDKVADQVSDGVLDAILAEDPKARVACETLVSTGLVVISGEITTTAHPNYREIAQEVIRRIGYDNSDIGFDYKSCAVLAAINRQSPDIAQGVNEGEGLDLDQGAGDQGLMFGYACNETPSLMPLPIYYAHRIMQRQAEVRKDGRLPWLRPDAKSQLTVKYVDGRPVAIDTVVVSTQHHPDVSHAQISEAVIEEIIKPVLPKELMGGDVRYLINPTGRFVIGGPHGDCGLTGRKIIVDTYGGAAHHGGGAFSGKDPSKVDRSAAYAGRYVAKNVVAAGLADKCEVQVAYAIGVARPVSLMVDTFGTGRIADDRIAALIGKHFDLRPKAIIQTLDLLRPIYGKTAAYGHFGRDEPEFTWEQTDKAAALRADAGL
- a CDS encoding lysophospholipid acyltransferase family protein; amino-acid sequence: MLLDLLFRLLSRLPLAGLHRLGGWMGWLAYWASPSYARRLRANLANALGREDEAVRRAAIAEAGRQALELPFIWLRPAQEVVAAAVRTEGWELVEQARAEGAGILFITPHLGCFEITAQCIAARIPITVLYRPPRKAALQPLMEAGRARGRLRTAPADVSGVRRLVKTLRSHEAVGMLPDQVPGAGEGVWAPFFGKPAWTMTLAARLAAVKGVRVIYTWAERLPRGAGYVFRLQAPTEPLSGELEADVATINREVERLVLQCPQQYLWGYNRYKQPRKAREDAADAAAPREPQQ
- a CDS encoding lysophospholipid acyltransferase family protein, which produces MSRLVIAVFWLLHWLPLAVLAPLGQAFGLLLYVLVAPRRKVVLTNLRLCFPELSEGERRTLARRNFAITGRSMLERGLAWWAGPARLRAMVRIEGLERLNALKAAGRPVILLAPHFVGLDMAGTRLSMEGDFVSVYARQKDRVFDRWLYHGRSRFNDQLLLSRHDGVRATVKAMKAGRPFYYLPDLDYGRKESIFVPFFGVPAATITGLPRLARLAGAAVVPCVTRILPGGAGYVLELGGPWADYPSDDVEADTRRMNAWLEEVIRTMPEQYYWVHRRFKTRPEGEPRIY
- the dapF gene encoding diaminopimelate epimerase; translation: MKLRFTKMHGLGNDFVVIDATRAPVELTPARVKAIADRHFGVGCDQLLVVEPARRADADFRYRIFNADGGEVEQCGNGARCFVRFVHDRGLTAKREIRVETRSGLIVPRLREDGLVTVDMGVPELAPAKIPFVSDADAVVQPLQVGEATLAITAVSMGNPHAVQVVADVDAAPVAAQGALIERHERFPARVNAGFLQVVDTHRARLRVFERGAGETLACGTGACAAVVAGILRGLLVSPVRVETRGGELEIAWDGPGTSVRMTGPAVTVFDGEMTLD
- a CDS encoding DUF484 family protein translates to MNAEDLARYLREHPDFLCEHGEVFAGLTVPHPQHGGQAISLAERQLHTLRERIRQLELKLAELIRFGADNDDISAKVHRLSLALLEAGSAEGVRQALSDSLQGDFAVPYVALKLWGGEAAAADEVGEALRYQLDGLRQPYCGAPEHAEMAGWFGESGSHIRSLALMALRRQGGCFGLLALGSAEPERFYPGMGTLYLERIGELVAAALGRCPA
- a CDS encoding tyrosine recombinase XerC; this encodes MKACTPLEAALPAEVEAWLGWLATQRRVAALTLKAYRAGAQALLRLAGGRALSALDVQDIRRFVARLHGEGLAGRSIALHLAAWRGLYRWLIRHHGVRANPALGVRPPKSPALLPRALSPDQAAALLDPAAESALEVRDVALFELIYSSGLRVAEAAALDVDRGIDFAEAMLTVTGKRNRTRSVPVGGKALAALAQWLAVRAQFARAGERALFVTRHGTRLSPSGIASRLARRARALGLGVHVHPHMLRHSFASHLLQSSGDLRAVQELLGHASIRSTQVYTHLDFQHLAKVYDRAHPRARKPDPARKGSPAAGGDGDSEG